A genomic window from Sphingobacterium sp. BN32 includes:
- a CDS encoding outer membrane lipoprotein carrier protein LolA translates to MIRFLYVLLAFFSVSTAFAQDRYAKSLLDEVSKKYDSYRTIQSNFTFKAVQAKGESYSDKGQMFMNKPAQQYKIVLPEQDLISDGKSVWSVLKEDKEVQVSEADNSNESIGPNNIFTFYRSGFKYISMDDESVSGAGKVKVIELSPEDTKRNYFKIKLRINKNNHIHDVTIFDKSGSRYTYTINTLYVNNPIPASTFQFQKANYAGFEVVDLR, encoded by the coding sequence ATGATTAGATTTTTGTATGTATTATTAGCATTCTTCTCGGTGAGCACAGCTTTTGCGCAAGACCGTTATGCTAAATCATTATTAGACGAGGTATCAAAAAAATACGATAGCTACCGAACAATTCAGTCCAATTTTACTTTTAAAGCTGTACAAGCGAAAGGCGAAAGCTATTCGGACAAGGGCCAAATGTTTATGAACAAACCTGCGCAGCAGTATAAAATCGTATTGCCCGAGCAGGATTTGATCTCCGATGGTAAATCCGTATGGTCGGTTTTAAAAGAAGATAAAGAAGTGCAAGTATCAGAAGCCGATAACAGCAATGAATCCATCGGTCCCAACAATATCTTCACCTTCTATCGCTCCGGGTTTAAATACATCAGCATGGACGATGAAAGCGTATCTGGCGCTGGTAAAGTAAAAGTAATTGAGCTGTCTCCGGAAGATACCAAACGCAACTATTTTAAGATCAAATTGCGCATCAACAAGAATAACCACATCCACGATGTGACGATTTTCGACAAGTCAGGATCTCGTTATACCTATACCATCAATACGCTGTATGTTAACAATCCTATCCCTGCAAGTACCTTTCAATTCCAAAAAGCCAATTACGCCGGCTTTGAAGTGGTGGATTTGAGATAG
- the uxuA gene encoding mannonate dehydratase, which yields MQFLEQTWRWYGPNDSVSLQDVKQAGATGIVSALHHIAHGEVWPLADIQERKRIIEEAGLTWSVVESVPVHEAIKTGAANADEYLERYKESLKNLAACGIKTVCYNFMPVLDWTRTQLDLTMKDGSKALYFDWIDLAIFDIYILKRQDAQADYPANVQQAAEEKFATLDQDALNELERVVLMGIPGESDITLDSLQNSISVYKEIGFDGLRKNLLYFLNSIAEVCEQNGILMTIHPDDPPYPILGLPRIVSNAEDLNYIISEQEKQFNGICFCTGSLGAGPKNDLPAIFDQVKHRVNFVHLRNVKREEIGSFYEADHLDGDVDMFKVMEALVAENQKREQPIPFRPDHGHQMLDDLNKVTNPGYSAIGRLRGLAELRGLELGIIRSNRY from the coding sequence ATGCAATTTTTAGAACAAACATGGAGATGGTATGGCCCGAACGATTCGGTGTCCTTACAAGACGTAAAACAGGCTGGTGCGACGGGCATTGTCTCGGCACTACATCATATAGCTCATGGCGAAGTATGGCCATTAGCAGATATTCAGGAACGCAAGCGCATTATTGAGGAAGCAGGACTGACTTGGTCGGTTGTTGAAAGTGTGCCGGTTCACGAGGCGATCAAGACGGGCGCGGCAAATGCCGATGAATATTTAGAACGCTATAAGGAGTCGTTGAAAAACCTGGCGGCATGCGGCATCAAAACGGTATGCTATAATTTTATGCCTGTTTTGGACTGGACGCGTACGCAGTTGGATCTAACCATGAAGGATGGCTCCAAAGCCTTATATTTTGATTGGATAGACCTGGCGATTTTTGATATTTATATTCTAAAGCGTCAGGATGCTCAGGCTGACTACCCAGCAAACGTTCAACAAGCAGCGGAGGAGAAATTTGCAACCTTAGATCAGGATGCACTAAACGAATTAGAACGAGTGGTATTGATGGGGATTCCCGGCGAAAGCGATATTACCCTAGATTCCCTGCAAAATAGTATCTCGGTATACAAAGAAATAGGCTTCGATGGCTTGCGCAAAAACTTGCTATACTTCTTAAACAGCATTGCTGAGGTTTGCGAGCAGAACGGCATTTTGATGACGATCCACCCCGACGATCCTCCATATCCGATATTAGGACTTCCACGTATTGTTAGCAATGCAGAAGATCTGAACTACATCATCAGCGAACAAGAGAAGCAGTTTAATGGAATTTGTTTCTGTACGGGCTCGCTAGGAGCGGGGCCAAAGAACGATCTTCCCGCTATATTTGATCAGGTGAAACATCGTGTCAACTTCGTACACCTACGAAACGTGAAGCGCGAAGAGATCGGAAGTTTCTACGAAGCCGACCATTTGGATGGGGATGTGGATATGTTTAAAGTGATGGAAGCCTTAGTTGCAGAAAATCAAAAAAGAGAACAACCTATTCCTTTCCGCCCAGATCACGGACACCAAATGTTAGACGATCTAAACAAAGTAACCAATCCAGGATATTCTGCCATCGGACGCTTGAGAGGCCTTGCAGAACTTCGCGGTCTGGAGTTGGGGATTATCAGGTCGAATAGATATTAG
- a CDS encoding SDR family oxidoreductase, producing MSILDKFSLKDKVIVITGGTGILGKSFVHAVAEAGAKVCVIGRNQEKIDERVDQAKALGAEALGVVADVMDEQSVKEAKDSILKAFGTIDGLVNAVGGNIPGATIGDEQNIFDNKIQDTIKAIELNLYGTIIPTMILGQVIAEKGAGAIINISSLAASRPLTRVLGYTVAKHGIDGFTKWMSTELALRYGDKVRVNAIAPGVFLTEQNRTLLTNPDGTYSPRAQKFINGTPYQRLGDPSELEGTLVYLLSDASEFVSGETVFVDGGFNTWCGV from the coding sequence ATGAGTATTCTAGACAAATTTTCCCTAAAAGATAAGGTTATTGTAATCACTGGTGGTACCGGTATCTTGGGTAAATCCTTTGTCCATGCGGTTGCCGAAGCTGGCGCTAAAGTTTGCGTCATTGGTCGCAATCAAGAGAAAATCGATGAGCGTGTTGACCAGGCAAAAGCATTAGGTGCGGAAGCATTGGGCGTTGTTGCGGATGTGATGGATGAGCAGTCGGTCAAAGAGGCGAAGGATAGCATCCTCAAAGCTTTCGGAACTATTGATGGTCTTGTCAACGCAGTTGGTGGCAATATACCAGGAGCAACAATTGGCGATGAGCAAAATATATTTGACAATAAGATTCAAGATACCATCAAAGCGATCGAACTGAACCTATATGGAACGATTATCCCGACCATGATCTTAGGCCAGGTGATAGCTGAGAAGGGCGCAGGAGCGATTATCAATATTTCTTCCCTAGCCGCTAGCCGTCCGCTGACCCGCGTGCTTGGCTATACGGTAGCAAAACACGGTATCGACGGGTTTACCAAATGGATGTCTACCGAGTTGGCGCTTCGTTATGGCGATAAAGTACGCGTCAATGCAATTGCACCGGGCGTATTTTTGACGGAACAAAACAGAACTTTATTGACCAACCCTGACGGGACTTATAGCCCTAGAGCACAGAAATTCATCAACGGCACACCTTATCAACGTCTAGGCGATCCTAGCGAACTTGAAGGTACCTTGGTGTATTTGCTTAGCGATGCTTCCGAATTCGTGTCCGGAGAGACCGTATTTGTGGATGGAGGCTTCAATACATGGTGTGGCGTTTAA